From a single Intestinibaculum porci genomic region:
- a CDS encoding RNA-binding S4 domain-containing protein, producing the protein MQELKIHTEYITLGQALKLANLTSSGVESKIVIAEGEVKVNGEVETRRGKKLRNGDSFSYDQETFVVHADPNA; encoded by the coding sequence ATGCAGGAACTGAAAATTCATACTGAATATATTACTTTAGGCCAGGCCCTGAAGCTTGCAAATTTAACATCTTCCGGCGTCGAATCAAAAATTGTCATCGCCGAAGGAGAGGTTAAAGTAAATGGTGAAGTAGAAACCCGTCGCGGCAAGAAACTGCGTAATGGGGACAGCTTTAGTTACGATCAGGAAACGTTTGTCGTTCATGCTGATCCAAACGCTTAA
- the recF gene encoding DNA replication/repair protein RecF (All proteins in this family for which functions are known are DNA-binding proteins that assist the filamentation of RecA onto DNA for the initiation of recombination or recombinational repair.): MLIQTLKLTHFRNYEHQTFSFDPFINILIGDNAQGKTNVLEALALLANGRSFKTASNQEMIMFKQDFSVVEGAVISSEKPVTMKVVVSNAGKRAFINKKDIAKLSDYIGYLNVILFQPEDLSLIQGSPKLRRKLIDSEITKISPIYMYNISKYHKLLRERNMYLKTLQKKHASADAYLAVLSEQMAALQVDLIHRRQAFVKLLNDISHTLYGYIGQEESLSIQYMTRYKEVSKEAILAKYEHNYERDIRYATTTDGIQKDDLKIDLNGQDATLYASQGQQRSIVLAIKIALVEIVRQEVGEYPVLLLDDVLSELDDIRKTKLLNLIENKVQTFITTTSVEGIHHDVVSRAKKMYINHGKLVKEEYDG, encoded by the coding sequence ATGCTGATCCAAACGCTTAAACTCACTCATTTTCGCAATTACGAGCACCAGACTTTTTCCTTTGATCCTTTTATCAATATTCTCATTGGTGATAACGCTCAAGGAAAAACGAATGTCCTGGAAGCATTAGCGCTGCTCGCTAATGGCCGCAGCTTTAAAACCGCCAGCAATCAGGAAATGATCATGTTTAAACAAGATTTTAGTGTGGTTGAAGGCGCAGTGATCTCTAGTGAAAAGCCAGTAACGATGAAAGTTGTGGTCAGTAATGCAGGCAAGCGTGCTTTTATTAATAAAAAAGATATTGCTAAACTTTCTGATTATATTGGTTATCTCAATGTGATTCTGTTCCAGCCAGAGGACTTATCCCTGATTCAGGGATCGCCCAAGCTGCGCAGAAAGCTGATTGATAGCGAGATTACAAAGATCTCCCCGATCTATATGTATAACATCTCCAAATATCACAAACTGTTACGAGAACGTAATATGTATTTGAAGACACTGCAGAAAAAACATGCATCAGCTGATGCTTATTTAGCAGTTTTAAGTGAACAGATGGCAGCGTTACAGGTCGATCTGATTCATCGGCGTCAGGCTTTTGTGAAGCTGCTTAATGATATTAGTCATACCCTTTATGGCTATATTGGCCAGGAAGAATCATTATCGATTCAATACATGACTCGGTATAAAGAAGTTTCTAAAGAAGCCATTCTCGCTAAATATGAACATAATTATGAACGTGATATCCGTTATGCGACCACGACGGATGGTATTCAGAAAGATGATTTGAAGATTGATCTGAATGGTCAGGATGCGACGCTTTATGCCTCGCAGGGCCAGCAGCGATCGATCGTCTTAGCGATTAAGATCGCTTTAGTCGAAATCGTTCGTCAGGAAGTGGGCGAATACCCCGTGCTCTTACTTGATGATGTCTTAAGTGAACTTGATGACATCAGAAAAACCAAACTCTTAAATTTAATTGAAAATAAAGTCCAGACCTTCATTACGACGACTTCCGTTGAAGGCATTCATCATGATGTTGTGTCACGGGCTAAGAAAATGTATATCAATCATGGAAAACTTGTTAAGGAGGAATATGATGGATAA